A window from Kluyveromyces lactis strain NRRL Y-1140 chromosome E complete sequence encodes these proteins:
- the MOT3 gene encoding Mot3p (some similarities with uniprot|P54785 Saccharomyces cerevisiae YMR070W MOT3 Nuclear transcription factor with two Cys2-His2 zinc fingers involved in repression of a subset of hypoxic genes by Rox1p repression of several DAN/TIR genes during aerobic growth and repression of ergosterol biosynthetic genes): MNINTNTDADIGPNSGLGFGNVMVKHEQELLQKQQLFQMSQYQQQQQQQQQVQQQQQQQQQQPQHQMMQRSTTPVMMHPVYYTNNGASSQHSQQLPQSQASAFTHNSSIGGSGGFNTSSNSSLNSAGHDSNQLLSLQSNNGNINSTSQLQQHQYQNMYQHQQPTFPLSQSNQTNRIFSSNSTSANTTNYQYSNNNNLQQAYHPAVPVHSIDRMQHYKQLHNLQQLQMLQVKLQAQTQNLSHNIQPSTALQPLNIRTGEDSFSTFKEHNTHEQQLLSNPNNGRDQDHDQQQQQLTHDGVPHESHHSYQCHLCEKQFRRKSWLKRHLLSHSNVKKFHCPWCSSTHKRKDNLLQHLKLKHTQYLLHEFTLFGILMNVNNGSGNTANLVTTSTGETICLINNEPSTTIRDMLDSNALPKDQVKRCLNYIVDSKCS; the protein is encoded by the coding sequence ATGAATATAAATACTAATACGGATGCTGATATAGGTCCGAATTCAGGGCTGGGGTTTGGAAACGTTATGGTGAAGCACGAACAGGAGTTGTTGCAAAAACAGCAGTTGTTTCAGATGTCACAATatcagcagcagcagcagcagcagcagcaggtgcagcagcagcagcaacagcaacagcagcaaccACAGCATCAGATGATGCAACGTAGTACTACACCTGTGATGATGCACCCTGTGTATTACACTAATAATGGTGCTTCTAGTCAACACTCTCAGCAGCTCCCGCAGTCGCAGGCATCTGCATTTACGCATAACAGCTCCATTGGTGGTAGTGGTGGATTCAACACGAGTTCGAACTCAAGTCTCAACTCAGCTGGCCATGATTCGAACCAATTGTTGTCACTGCAATCAAATAACGGTAACATCAACTCTACTTCTCAATTGCAACAGCATCAGTACCAGAACATGTACCAGCACCAACAACCTACGTTCCCTTTATCTCAAAGTAACCAGACTAATCGCATTTTCTCCTCTAATTCTACATCTGCTAATACCACGAACTATCAGTAcagtaataataacaatttGCAGCAGGCCTATCACCCTGCCGTCCCCGTGCATTCAATCGATAGAATGCAACATTATAAACAATTGCATAACTTGCAGCAGTTACAAATGCTGCAAGTCAAACTTCAAGCTCAAACCCAAAACCTTTCTCACAATATACAGCCTTCAACGGCCCTGCAGCCTTTAAACATTCGAACTGGTGAAGATTCCTTCTCAACCTTCAAAGAACACAATACCCATGAGCAACAGCTTCTTTCCAATCCTAATAACGGGCGTGACCAAGATCAtgatcaacaacagcaacagtTGACTCATGATGGCGTACCACACGAATCGCATCACTCGTACCAGTGTCATCTATGTGAGAAACAATTCAGACGAAAATCTTGGTTAAAGAGACATCTTCTGTCTCATTCAAACGTGAAAAAGTTTCATTGCCCATGGTGTTCATCCACACATAAACGTAAGGACAACTTGCTTCAACATTTAAAACTGAAGCACACACAGTATCTCCTACACGAATTCACGTTGTTTGGTATACTGATGAATGTAAACAACGGGTCTGGTAATACTGCCAACTTGGTAACCACAAGCACTGGTGAGACAATTTGTCTAATCAACAATGAACCCTCAACAACCATCAGAGACATGTTGGATTCAAACGCTTTGCCCAAGGACCAGGTGAAAAGATGTTTGAATTATATAGTAGATAGCAAGTGTAGCTAA
- the TVP18 gene encoding Tvp18p (similar to uniprot|Q04767 Saccharomyces cerevisiae YMR071C TVP18 Tlg2-Vesicle Protein of 18 kDa Integral membrane vesicle protein), which translates to MVSVGFLKSMFNVSGMVADLKSSNFSIYGQWISYLNIIFCLAFGIANIFHFSAVIVFSIIAIVQGLIILFIEVPFLLKICPLSDNFIGFVSKFDTNLRRALFYLVMCAIQWCSIIVQSTSLIVVAVGLSITATVYALGAAAGQEFKNSAILSDRGRVAASVTNEAVVRDML; encoded by the coding sequence ATGGTGTCCGTGGGTTTTTTGAAATCGATGTTTAACGTTTCAGGCATGGTAGCCGATTTGAAGTCTTCAAACTTCAGTATTTACGGTCAATGGATTTCATACTTGAATATAATTTTCTGTCTTGCGTTTGGTATTGCCAATATCTTCCATTTCAGTGCAGTCATTGTATTTTCTATCATTGCAATTGTTCAAGGTTTGATAATATTGTTCATTGAAGTACCATTTTTATTGAAGATTTGTCCGTTAAGCGATAACTTCATTGGGTTTGTCAGTAAATTCGACACCAATTTAAGACGTGCCTTGTTCTATTTGGTTATGTGTGCTATTCAATGGTGTTCTATTATCGTTCAAAGTACTAGTTTAATCGTTGTGGCGGTCGGTCTCAGTATTACAGCTACAGTGTACGCACTTGGTGCTGCTGCTGGTcaagaattcaagaataGTGCTATTCTAAGTGACCGGGGTAGAGTTGCTGCATCAGTGACAAACGAAGCGGTTGTTAGAGACATGCTTTGA
- the IRC21 gene encoding Irc21p (similar to uniprot|Q59TA9 Candida albicans CaO19 Potential heme/steroid binding protein and some similarites with YMR073C uniprot|Q04772 Saccharomyces cerevisiae YMR073C Hypothetical ORF) has protein sequence MLPPRQPGCSTLAPPSGSDGPKGSGRSKVALKPGHGPLDWQQLQQDKGMKGELVYGVGSPIPPFRIQPPLRVNKEALKANKDNFWCVINRKVYCIKAYLSYHPGGEVILKQCAGKDVTSLFNKYHRWVNYERLLETCFIGMYVGSAEI, from the coding sequence ATGCTTCCCCCTCGACAACCAGGATGTTCTACCCTAGCACCACCGTCAGGGTCGGACGGCCCAAAGGGCAGTGGACGATCTAAAGTTGCATTAAAGCCAGGCCATGGTCCATTAGATTGGCAACAGTTACAACAAGATAAAGGGATGAAAGGTGAGTTAGTATACGGAGTAGGGTCTCCTATTCCACCTTTCAGGATACAACCACCGTTACGTGTAAATAAAGAAGCGTTGAAGGCAAATAAAGATAACTTTTGGTGTGTTATCAATAGGAAAGTGTACTGCATCAAAGCATATTTATCATACCATCCTGGTGGCGAAGTGATATTGAAACAGTGCGCGGGTAAAGACGTAACgtctttgttcaacaaataCCATCGATGGGTCAACTACGAACGGCTATTGGAGACGTGTTTTATCGGAATGTACGTTGGATCTGCGGAAATATAA
- a CDS encoding RING finger and CHY zinc finger domain-containing protein (conserved hypothetical protein) — translation MSLSSGDEDSDWETLGRGFPDLSRLSLKFQWDSFMSDLQGGATFSGALDRLQTLKARWDTMLLNLPSYAERGSSSPHDDGKKGTRDESGTDSKDKASAGIGIANEEIKGPEHTDPTVVTKVHSVMHPTMYTNDLVMPMDKEYTELTHWDVKFNQDEDALRSRIKKIRALVDLSETQKASMIQTLMMKHATVPSEHTGCSHSHESDELVSKGNHVSEYNFDPPEPTEEDKKDIDQIPGVRGCPHYQRNCKLLCSQCNKWVSCRFCHDEEIDDHHFQREATQWILCTSCFHYQAPSTHCDHCGIEFALYYCPICILYDNDETKDIYHCDKCGICRLGLGLGQDFFHCDQCDACLSIELLGNHKCIENSTRSNCPICREYMFTSTMAVVYMDPCGHAIHQHCFDEYIKHSYKCPNCNVSVINMEREFRILHQEIQDYRLPEPYCFWKCKVQCNDCRKKSMVDYHILGLCCQQCGSYNTRQLELIKPEEADIIGRTSSSNDTTPASRTHSRSGSNAHTDRRPTLTSSLSAFQQQNNQELQQLRDELLHSNFQRETVNLNSNWSLDQDRLRQMDDYLRGMVETRRGNPRTGGSAENKQDDDDDDDYDGLGFATRITNFISKQAPDTSALPQLSQAFAQFLGSTHQGLSSSDEDDI, via the coding sequence ATGAGTCTTTCCAGCGGTGATGAAGATAGCGATTGGGAGACGTTGGGCAGAGGATTCCCTGATCTTTCGCGGCTTTCGTTGAAGTTTCAATGGGATAGTTTTATGTCAGACTTGCAGGGGGGTGCTACTTTTAGCGGGGCGCTGGATCGTTTACAGACACTCAAGGCGAGGTGGGATACTATGTTACTGAACCTACCTTCGTATGCAGAACGGGGAAGTTCTTCTCCGCATGACGATGGCAAAAAAGGTACAAGGGATGAATCAGGTACTGATTCAAAGGATAAGGCTAGTGCTGGTATCGGTATTGCCAATGAGGAGATAAAGGGTCCGGAGCATACCGATCCTACTGTTGTGACTAAGGTTCATTCGGTGATGCATCCGACGATGTACACGAACGATTTAGTGATGCCAATGGATAAAGAATATACGGAATTAACGCATTGGGATGTAAAATTCAATCAGGATGAGGATGCGTTAAGGTCGAGGATCAAAAAAATCAGAGCGTTGGTTGATTTGTCAGAAACACAAAAGGCATCCATGATCCAAACGCTAATGATGAAGCATGCCACTGTACCAAGCGAGCATACCGGTTGTTCGCATTCGCATGAATCTGACGAGCTGGTCTCTAAGGGTAATCATGTATCGGAATACAATTTCGATCCGCCAGAACCCACTGAAGAGGATAAGAAGGATATAGACCAAATACCTGGGGTTCGAGGGTGTCCGCATTACCAGCGGAACTGTAAGTTACTCTGCAGTCAATGTAACAAGTGGGTATCTTGCCGGTTCTGTcatgatgaagaaatcgatGACCATCATTTCCAAAGGGAGGCGACGCAATGGATTCTTTGCACGAGTTGTTTCCACTATCAGGCGCCATCAACACACTGTGATCATTGTGGCATTGAATTTGCATTATACTATTGCCCAATATGCATACTTTACGATAATGACGAGACTAAAGATATATACCATTGTGATAAGTGTGGGATATGTCGACTTGGACTTGGGTTGGGAcaagatttcttccattgtGACCAATGTGATGCATGTCTTTCCATTGAGTTATTGGGGAACCATAAATGTATAGAGAACTCTACAAGGTCGAATTGTCCAATCTGTCGCGAGTATATGTTCACCAGTACGATGGCTGTGGTTTATATGGACCCCTGTGGCCATGCCATCCATCAGCATTGTTTTGATGAATATATCAAACATTCATATAAGTGTCCCAACTGTAATGTCTCTGTGATTAACATGGAAAGAGAGTTTAGGATATTACACCAAGAGATTCAAGATTACAGGTTACCTGAGCCGTATTGTTTTTGGAAATGTAAGGTACAATGTAACGACTGTCGCAAAAAGTCTATGGTGGATTACCATATCTTAGGGTTATGTTGCCAGCAATGTGGGAGTTACAATACCAGACAGTTGGAATTGATCAAACCAGAGGAGGCCGATATTATTGGAAGAACCAGTTCCAGCAATGATACCACACCTGCTTCTCGTACCCACAGTCGTTCAGGCAGCAATGCCCATACGGATCGTAGACCAACATTAACGTCCTCATTGTCAGCATTCCAACAACAGAATAACCAAGAATTACAACAACTGCGTGATGAATTGCTTCATTCAAATTTCCAGAGGGAGACTGTGAACTTGAATTCGAACTGGTCATTAGATCAAGACCGTTTAAGGCAAATGGATGATTATTTGCGAGGAATGGTGGAAACGAGGCGAGGTAATCCCCGTACTGGAGGGTCAGCCGAAAACAAACAggacgatgatgatgacgatgactATGACGGGCTCGGATTTGCAACGAGGATTACTAATTTCATATCAAAACAGGCTCCAGACACCTCTGCGTTGCCGCAACTATCACAGGCGTTTGCTCAATTCTTGGGGTCGACACATCAAGGTTTATCATCGAGTGACGAGGATGATATATGA
- a CDS encoding DNA-binding transcription repressor IXR1 (some similarities with uniprot|P33417 Saccharomyces cerevisiae YKL032C IXR1 Protein that binds DNA containing intrastrand cross-links formed by cisplatin contains two HMG (high mobility group box) domains which confer the ability to bend cisplatin-modified DNA mediates aerobic transcriptional repression of COX5b): MNLNNQGHSEHQDLMYSGEQEHAQQGHGVPVSMQVQSPQSYHMLSGQHSAGQVNSGNSNSVPAQSGVQSSQAGAGHPMAGGNGAGYSQYQFHNYFAPQNSMGGVANSSEQGVSSLPLQMQMQMPMPGHQVSDAMLNQILAQFNQRQQNQPGSQQQQQAQVQAAQAQAQAQAQAQAQAQAQAQAQAQAQAQAQAQAQAQAHASMQQHYGQAAGQISPRYYAQQQIMDSQVQIPSQFQFLGGQSGGSGSGAVNAAGVPGGAGAQRRGGNQPGPKSGKRSAGSASPSTNGSGKTAQPPVKKLSITQTRIAKRKELKKQGPKRPSSAYFLFSISIRPELLKQYPDAKVPELSKLSSAKWKSMTDEEKKPFFDQFKTNWEKYRIARKKYEETLPPKRPSGPFLQFTKDIRPLLVEEQPDKTLIEITKLIGEKWRELDGPSKQKYTDSYKLKLKEWEESYAEHEAEAAAE; this comes from the coding sequence ATGAATCTCAATAACCAAGGACATAGCGAACATCAGGATTTGATGTATTCTGGCGAACAAGAACACGCGCAGCAAGGACACGGCGTGCCCGTTTCCATGCAAGTGCAATCACCACAATCTTACCATATGTTGAGTGGCCAGCATTCAGCTGGCCAGGTGAATTCAGGCAACTCGAATTCAGTCCCTGCGCAATCTGGCGTTCAATCTTCTCAAGCTGGCGCAGGCCATCCGATGGCCGGTGGTAATGGCGCCGGTTATTCGCAGTACCAATTCCATAACTACTTTGCTCCTCAGAATTCGATGGGTGGTGTCGCGAATTCGTCTGAACAGGGCGTGTCGTCTTTACCGCTGCAGATGCAGATGCAAATGCCCATGCCAGGCCATCAGGTTTCTGACGCGATGTTGAACCAGATCTTGGCGCAGTTTAATCAAAGACAGCAGAATCAACCGGGGTctcagcagcagcagcaagCGCAGGTACAAGCGGCGCAGGCTCAGGCTCAGGCGCAGGCACAAGCACAGGCTCAAGCTCAAGCCCAGGCTCAAGCTCAAGCCCAGGCTCAAGCTCAAGCCCAGGCTCAAGCACAAGCCCAGGCCCATGCTTCCATGCAACAGCATTATGGTCAGGCTGCTGGTCAGATTTCCCCTAGGTACTACGCACAGCAACAGATAATGGATTCTCAGGTCCAAATACCAAGCCAGTTCCAGTTTTTGGGTGGTCAAAGCGGCGGTAGTGGTAGCGGTGCTGTTAACGCGGCTGGCGTTCCAGGTGGTGCTGGTGCTCAAAGACGCGGTGGTAATCAACCAGGACCCAAATCTGGGAAAAGATCCGCTGGGTCGGCATCTCCTTCCACCAATGGATCCGGGAAAACTGCCCAACCTCCTGTCAAGAAACTTTCCATTACTCAAACACGTATCGCAAAACgtaaagaattgaagaaacaaggtCCCAAGAGACCTTCGTCCGCttatttcttgttctccATCTCGATTCGTCCAGAACTTTTAAAGCAATACCCTGATGCAAAAGTGCCAGAACTATCAAAATTATCGAGTGCCAAATGGAAATCTATGACCGACgaggaaaagaaacctTTCTTCGATCAATTTAAGACCAACTGGGAGAAATATAGAATCGCTAGAAAGAAATACGAGGAGACTTTGCCTCCAAAGAGACCTTCCGGTCCCTTCTTACAATTCACAAAGGATATACGACCATTACTCGTGGAAGAACAACCAGATAAGACTTTGATCGAAATCACCAAACTGATTGGTGAAAAATGGAGAGAATTGGACGGCCCTTCCAAACAAAAATACACAGATTCCTACAAGTTAAAATTAAAGGAATGGGAAGAATCTTATGCGGAACATGAAGCTGAAGCTGCTGCAGAATGA